The following coding sequences are from one Microtus pennsylvanicus isolate mMicPen1 chromosome 1, mMicPen1.hap1, whole genome shotgun sequence window:
- the LOC142837421 gene encoding vomeronasal type-1 receptor 4-like, whose product MASRDKAVGIFFLSQTILGILGNLALLCCLSLSNISGNKARPIDLITKHLSWANILVLLSKGIPQTMSAFDRTYSLDNSLCKLVFYFHRVARGVSLGATSLLSVFQAITISPINSKWAQLKARVPRIIGPSMGLCWTLYLLINSFLITTVTSKNDKGNLTNFRQSLYCVVVKLSKKSYIAYAIILASNDVICLGLMMWASGSMVLILFQHKQSVKHIHRSLSTKSSPEKKATQRILILVSSFVVLYVASVTLMLYFSFQNGTDTWVVNANVALSACFPALCPFLLIRHYTRDLHPCST is encoded by the coding sequence ATGGCATCCAGAGACAAGGCTGTGGGGATATTCTTTCTGTCCCAGACTATACTGGGCATTCTGGGGAACTTAGCCTTACTTTGCTGTCTTAGTCTCTCTAACATAAGCGGGAACAAGGCAAGGCCCATAGATCTGATTACCAAACACCTGAGCTGGGCTAACATCTTGGTGCTTCTCTCCAAAGGAATCCCTCAGACAATGTCTGCTTTTGATAGGACATATTCTTTAGACAACAGTTTGTGTAAACTTGTATTTTACTTTCATAGAGTTGCCAGGGGAGTATCTCTTGGTGCAACATCCCTGTTGAGTGTCTTTCAGGCCATCACCATCAGCCCCATCAATTCCAAGTGGGCACAGCTCAAGGCAAGAGTTCCCCGCATCATTGGTCCTTCCATGGGCCTGTGCTGGACCCTGTATCTTCTTATAAATAGCTTCCTTATCACGACAGTGACTAGTAAGAATGATAAAGGAAATCTTACTAACTTTAGACAATCTCTCTACTGTGTAGTAGTAAAACTTTCCAAGAAATCTTATATAGCATATGCTATCATATTGGCCTCCAATGATGTTATCTGTTTGGGACTCATGATGTGGGCCAGTGGCTCTATGGTGTTGATTTTGTTCCAGCATAAACAGAGCGTCAAGCATATCCACAGATCCCTGTCTACTAAATCATCCCCTGAGAAGAAAGCCACACAAAGAATTCTTATCCTAGTGAGCAGTTTTGTGGTCCTTTATGTAGCCTCTGTGACCTTAATGTTGTACTTTTCTTTCCAGAATGGGACAGATACATGGGTGGTCAATGCCAATGTGGCTCTGAGTGCATGCTTCCCTGCACTCTGCCCCTTTCTGCTCATCAGACACTACACCAGGGATCTTCATCCCTGCAGTACTTGA
- the LOC142837433 gene encoding vomeronasal type-1 receptor 4-like has translation MISRDLAMGIFFLSQTSLGFLGNLALLCCIIVSSFNGIRRRPTDLIVKHLTCANILVLLCKEIPQSMAVFGQTYPLGNISCKLVFYFYRVSRGVSLGSTSLLSVFQAIIISPSNSKWAQFKVRAPRIIGPSLGLCWALCLFANSLIIVRLTDMKEKGNRTELRQFLHCLIVKVNKQTSTLYAILLAFNDVMSLGLMMWASGSMVLILFKHKQRVQHIHRSLSNKSFHETKATQRILILLSSFVGFYVASVILMMYFSVQDGGDTWVTHVNVAINACFPALCPFLLIGQYTRNFHPCST, from the coding sequence ATGATATCAAGAGATCTGGCCATGGGGATCTTCTTTCTATCCCAGACTTCACTGGGCTTCCTGGGGAACTTAGCCTTGCTTTGCTGTATTATTGTCTCTTCCTTCAATGGGATCAGGAGAAGGCCCACAGACCTGATTGTCAAACACCTGACCTGCGCCAACATCTTGGTTCTTCTCTGCAAAGAAATCCCTCAGTCAATGGCTGTTTTTGGTCAGACATATCCTCTAGGTAACATTTCATGCAaactggtattttatttttatagagttTCCAGGGGAGTTTCCCTTGGCTCCACATCCCtgttaagtgtctttcaggccaTCATCATCAGTCCCAGCAATTCCAAGTGGGCACAGTTCAAGGTCAGAGCCCCCAGAATCATTGGTCCTTCCCTGGGCCTGTGCTGGGCCCTGTGTCTATTTGCAAATAGCTTAATTATTGTGAGACTGACTGatatgaaggagaaaggaaatcgTACTGAATTAAGACAATTTTTGCACTGTTTAATAGTAAAAGTTAACAAACAAACTTCCACATTATATGCTATTCTATTAGCTTTCAATGATGTTATGTCTTTGGGACTCATGATGTGGgccagtggctccatggtgttGATCTTGTTCAAACATAAACAGAGGGTCCAGCATATCCACAGATCCCTGTCTAATAAATCATTTCATGAaaccaaagccacacaaagaatACTTATCCTTTTGAGCAGCTTTGTGGGCTTTTATGTAGCCTCTGTCATCTTAATGATGTATTTTTCTGTTCAGGATGGAGGAGATACATGGGTGACCCATGTCAATGTGGCCATCAATGCTTGCTTCCCAGCACTCTGCCCCTTTCTCCTCATTGGACAATACACCAGGAATTTTCACCCCTGCAGTACATGA